Part of the Rhodococcus sp. OK302 genome is shown below.
GGGCTGCTGCACGCACATACTTGCGCGCTTTCTCGAGCGCTGCATCCGCAATACCCAGCCAGACCGAACTCCACACCACATGCGAGACCGGAAGCATGGTGTTGGTGGAGATTTGGGAATACGGTGTCTTCGCCACCATGTCCGGGGTGGAGGTGGCTCGAAGGATATATCCGGCACTGCACGTGCCCCTCAGTCCGAGGGTATTCCAGTCGGTAGTCTTCTCCAGCGTCAGATCAGCTCGACGGCAGACGACGAGCACCTGGTCATTAGGCTGACTTTCCGGTGTTCGGCGAGCCGTGACGACTATCGCGTCTGCGTCCTCGCCGTACGAAATAACAGGTGCATTCTTGATCAACAGCAAATGACCACCGAGATCTTCGACCGCACAATAACTTCGGCTGACATCTCCGCCGATACCCAGTTCCGTGGTTGCAGATGCGAGCAACAATTGATTCGCAGTGACCTCGACAACAAATGCCCGAAGTGCCTCGGTATTTCCGTGCTTGACCAACGAATAGATCTGGGTCTGATGCATCGCGAAGATCATTCCGCTGGCGGCGCAGCGTGATCCGAGAATCCGTGCGATCTCGGCGACCTCACGCAAGGACAACCCTTCACCGCCGAACTCCGTCGGCACGGCCACGGACAGCAACCGCTGTGTACGCATCGCAGCAACTGCTTCTGCGGGAAAGCGCGCTTCTGTGTCGACCTCGTCGGCCCACAGTGCGGCAACCTCGTCCGCAACGAGTCGCGCTCGTTCGTGGGCGGTTCCGACGACTAACTCGGACATCGGCATGCTCACGCGGCACCCAGACCGATCAATGCGTCTTCGATCGATTTGACGCTCGCGAATGTACTCTTGCGCAGCAACTCGTCCGGAAATTCGATATCGAACGAATCTTCCAGTGCCAGCATCACATTGACACTGGCGTGGGATGTCAACCCCAATTCGTAAAGATCGGCTTCCACATCAATCGTACTGACGTCGACTGCGAGCCGACCGTGCTCCACGAGCACCTTGCGAATTGCCTGATCACTCATCGGTGACATCGTCCTTCTGTTTTTTGCGAAATGTCGCAGCGCGTGGCAATCACCATTGCGATGGCGACGTCCGCCTCATGCGAAATAGATACTTGAAAATCTTGAAGGTCTTGCGCTAAGGCAAGTTTCGCCGCTTCACCGGAAAGTACTACTCCACATCCCCCCACAGTTCTCGCGTTATCTCGATCGAATTCCACGGAAGCGCCGAGTCGAGTGGCCGGAGAACCTTGACCACCGCTTCCTTGGCCGCAAAGCGAGCAGCCAGTCGTTGATCGCGGGCCGGACCGTCACACGTCGTCAACTCGTGCGCTGTGAACGTCCGTTCCAGATAACGACGTCCGAAAAGATCGATACTCCGACTGATGTCGACAACGTTGACGACGTCGCAACCAATCCGAGGTCCGAAGTCTCGAGATTCGACATCCCGAGGGTCGACGGCCGGCATGCGCCCACTGCTCATCTGGTTACCCCTTCCATCGGTGTACCGGGCGGCCCCCTACACCGCCCGCTACACCGACTTGCTGTCGTCGAACCCGTCCGCCATGACCAACCCGATCAGTGCAGCAACTGCCTGGCTACCCAGAGAACATACCGCAACGTCCAGATGGTCAGCAAGATCGGACCGACGGACATTCAACTACCCATCAAACATACTCTTGGTTTGTTTCAAAGTGCCAACACCATGAAATGCCCACAGAGCGAAACTCGGGAACACAACGAGAGCAGCGGTTTCCGAACCCCGGAAACACC
Proteins encoded:
- a CDS encoding acyl-CoA dehydrogenase family protein, translating into MSELVVGTAHERARLVADEVAALWADEVDTEARFPAEAVAAMRTQRLLSVAVPTEFGGEGLSLREVAEIARILGSRCAASGMIFAMHQTQIYSLVKHGNTEALRAFVVEVTANQLLLASATTELGIGGDVSRSYCAVEDLGGHLLLIKNAPVISYGEDADAIVVTARRTPESQPNDQVLVVCRRADLTLEKTTDWNTLGLRGTCSAGYILRATSTPDMVAKTPYSQISTNTMLPVSHVVWSSVWLGIADAALEKARKYVRAAARKQPGVSSPGALRLAETAAAAQQFADLVDSSARRYDLATQTRDGSDELATTDSVGFALSMNNLKVTTSISVVEIIGQAMLICGISGYREDSEYSLGRHLRDAHGAAVMVNNDRIMAGSAQMAIGYRGTL
- a CDS encoding acyl carrier protein produces the protein MSDQAIRKVLVEHGRLAVDVSTIDVEADLYELGLTSHASVNVMLALEDSFDIEFPDELLRKSTFASVKSIEDALIGLGAA
- a CDS encoding holo-ACP synthase yields the protein MSSGRMPAVDPRDVESRDFGPRIGCDVVNVVDISRSIDLFGRRYLERTFTAHELTTCDGPARDQRLAARFAAKEAVVKVLRPLDSALPWNSIEITRELWGDVE